One segment of Argiope bruennichi chromosome 11, qqArgBrue1.1, whole genome shotgun sequence DNA contains the following:
- the LOC129956703 gene encoding testis-expressed protein 11-like, with translation MEGENCSVSHGNSIMKGNQNTIADILSHYHKSGDFSTSFISEVVEKLNGKGYYRIAIDFIHKERQRRLELKEKFYLFSLELQVHLKTSSLEKASALLEDAIRLAKSTDVTLKQTNSFCKVLFSYADRLFKSQSFMQSLTWYKKFLKFVETTRISGAAITFLKQRICLCYLEMNEGQLAKQMFMKIECPNSNTDFLHLYLGLQIAIMCEDQELADIALKYTGGYDHSLEEVLLACCRKALSIGKTAFICKILELLIEKFNVNEGSLSHLKLSQILIKLYLGSTEMMEEQEKIIICLRKALEISEHVEKGNATEDMMEWFCRVAWNMALKEGTKVKNVFEFFYICCQFLEKLKGSYVRLKNALIFVIAAGIQTLRENSKSEGMEEESKDISRKILSSIDICRNIEKDNTRILSLLHVYEFETRLLMEDPSAESILRRMLQMPFVDAEALQLVASIAYEDSSNNFKLVTIALEGAINKTDQTDSRIGQLYHSLLQVLFFTQEYVTSSVEEQTMNVCKTVLKRLEEDDSFQEYPEMKVLWLMTKCWNWGVHKLSAGNPTSGHEWCTLAMKLLQKLKGLKGLHEEKLQALFSSYFGTQDVPWEQCPWSSSDRPRVLTYDCNKNTGHGSSAPGQVLIEHGFSSMIATKTQAMGAVPLVKF, from the exons ATGGAAGGAGAAAATTGCTCAGTTTCCCATGGGAATAGCATTATGAAAg GAAATCAAAATACCATTGCAGATATTTTAAGTCATTACCACAAATCAGGTGATTTTTCTACATCTTTTATATCAGAAGTTGTTGAAAAATTGAATGGAAAAGGATATTATAGAATTGCTATagattttattcataaagaaaGACAAAGACGtttagaattgaaagaaaaattctatttattcagCTTGGAATTACAAGTACATTTAAAAACTAGTTCCTTGGAGAAGGCAAGTGCTTTACTCGAAGATGCTATAAGATTAGCAAAATCTACAGATGTCACTCTAAAGCAGACAAACTCCTTTTgcaaagttttgttttcttacGCTGATCGTTTATTCAAATCACAATCTTTCATGCAATCTTTAACATGGTataaaaaattcctgaaatttgTTGAAACAACGAGAATAAGTGGTGCGGCTATAACTTTCTTGAAGCAAAGAATTTGCTTGTGCTATTTGGAAATGAATGAAGGACAACTGGCTAaacaaatgtttatgaaaatcGAATGCCCTAATTCAAACACAGATTTTCTCCATCTATATTTGGGACTTCAAATAGCAATAATGTGCGAAGACCAAGAACTGGCTGATATAGCATTAAAATACACTg GTGGCTACGATCATTCACTGGAAGAGGTTCTTCTGGCTTGCTGCAGAAAAGCATTATCTATTGGAAAAACAGCTTTCATTTGCAAGATCTTAGAATTACTGATTGAAAAATTCAACGTCAACGAAGGAAGCCTTTCTCATCTCAAACTGTCTCAAATTCTTATAAAGCTCTATCTTGGCTCAACAG aaatgaTGGAAGAGCaagaaaaaatcataatttgCTTGAGGAAAGCCTTGGAAATTTCTGAACAT GTTGAGAAAGGAAATGCGACTGAAGACATGATGGAATGGTTTTGTAGAGTAGCTTGGAATATGGCTCTGAAAGAAGGCACTAAAGTCAAAAacgtctttgaatttttttatatttgctgtCAGTTTCTTGAGAAACTAAAAGGTTCATATGTGCGTCTTAAAAATGCCCTCATTTTTGTAATAGCAGCTGGAATTCAAACTCTACGAGAAAATAGCAAGTCAGAAGGCATGGAAGAAGAAAGCAAAGATATTTCcag GAAGATTTTATCATCTATAGATATATGCAGAAATATTGAAAAGGACAACACCAGGATTCTTTCTTTGTTGCATGTCTACGAATTTGAAACCAGACTCCTGATGGAAGATCCTTCAGCAGAAAGTATTCTGAGAAGGATGTTGCAAATGCCTTTTGTCGATGCTGAAGCACTGCAATTAGTGGCGTCGATAGCTTAC GAAGATTCTTCAAACAACTTTAAATTAGTTACAATAGCCTTGGAAGGAGCCATAAATAAAACTGATCAGACTGATAGTCGAATCGGTCAATTATATCATTCATTATTACAG GTTTTGTTCTTTACGCAAGAATATGTAACGTCCTCTGTTGAAGAACAGACTATGAATGTTTGCAAAACTGTCTTAAAAAGACTAGAAGAAGATGATAGCTTTCAAGAATATCCGGAGATGaag GTTTTATGGCTAATGACTAAGTGCTGGAATTGGGGCGTACACAAGCTGTCTGCTGGAAATCCAACGAGCGGTCACGAATGGTGCACCTTGGCGATGAAACTTCTGCAAAAATTGAAAGGGCTCAAAGGGTTACACGAGGAAAAATTACAGGCACTCTTCTCCTCTTATTTTGGAACTCAAGACGT GCCATGGGAGCAGTGCCCCTGGTCAAGTTCTGATAGACCACGGGTTCTCACGTATGATTGCAACAAAAACACAGGCCATGGGAGCAGTGCCCCTGGTCAAGTTCTGATAGAGCACGGGTTCTCAAGTATGATTGCAACAAAAACACAGGCCATGGGGGCAGTGCCCCTGGTCAAGTTCTGA